A segment of the Allosaccharopolyspora coralli genome:
GGGATCACGCTGACCCCGCTGCGGGGACTCCAGATATCCGGCTTCTCCTCGACGATCCCACTGGGAGGTGCGGCATGAGCCGGACCCGCGCAGTCGACAAGCCCGGCAACCCGCACGGTGCCGCGCCGCAGTTCCTCATCGACCCCGAAGCCCTCGACACGATCGCCCCGTCCGGTGACCGTGGCGGGGTGCTCGTCGGCGCGAGCCCGCACGGTAAACCGCTGAGCGCCTCGGTGCTTCGGCCGCAGCCGACCCGCATGGTCATGGTCGGCGGTCTCTACCTCGCCCGCCAGATCGCGCTGCGCTCGCTGGCCACCGGCGCCTGGGTGCAGATCGCCACCGGACGGCCCGCCGCGTGGAAGATGCTCGAACGCGCCGCCGGGCTCGCCCCGGACGGCAGACCCGTCCCGTCGATGCAGATCAAGAAGCTCGCTCCGTTCGAACTGCCGACGGCCACCGAGGACGCACCGCTGCTGGTGATCCACGACGGCGGTGCCGTGCCGCAGGAACTGTTCCCGCCACGGTCGCCGTGGCAGACGACGCTGTACGTGCTGCCGTACCTGCACCCGCAGGTCGGCAACGGCACGACCGCCAACGGCGCGGACCTCGTGCTGCTGCAGCGGCTACCGCTGAACCAGGCCGAGCTCGCGGCCCGGATCTGGCATCTCGACCCGGCGACGAAGCAGCGGCAGGTCAACGAACTCACCCAGCTACCGGACGACATCGTCATCGCACTCGGCAACAACCTGTGGGAGCCGATCCAGCTCGGCACCAAACCGGCCGAGAGCGAGATCCTCGGCCCCGTCCGCCGCGGCGACTGACGGGGGTGGCAAATTCGCGCGAATTTGCCACCCCTCCATCCACAGGCGCCGGAGTTGTCCACAGATTTCGATTCGGGGCTGCAGCCCTCGAGCGGTCGTGACGACTCTGGAGTGATGGACGAGACTGCGAGGTCGGATTGGCTCGCCCGGCGAGTCACTCCGACCGAAACACGATTCGGCTTGTTCACCCGGGCGGAGGCGCTGAGCCGGGGCGTGACCGACCGCCGCTTACGCAGCGGGGAGTTCGGACGAGTCCTACAGGGCGTCTACTGTCCCGGTGACAAGCCGATCGATCACGAACTCCGTTGTCACGCCGCAGCACTCGTGTTGCCGCCGTCGGCGGTCCTCACCGGCAGATCCGCGGCCACGCTCCACGGAGTGCCACTCGCCAAGACGTGGGACCACGTCGAGGCTCTCGTCAGCGGCGCGAAGTACATGAACCGCCGCAAGGGCCTTCGATGCTGGTCGGTCCGCAGCCGTCCCGCGGAACACCGGCCGTGGCACGGGATTCGTCTCGCGACACCGCTTCGCACGGCCTTCGACCTGCTGGCTCGCAAGCCGCTCCGGCAGGCGGTGGCCTCGTGCGATGCCATGCTGCACGCCTGCGTAATACAGCTTCCGGACCTGGTGCGCTTTCTCGCGGGGCGCAGTGATCGCGGCATCACCAGGGCCAGGATCGCTCTCCAACACCTTGACGCGCGTTCGGAGTCCGTCCCCGAGTCCGAGCTGCGATTGCTGCTGAACTGGAACGGATTCCCGGTAGAACCCCAGGTGCAGGTGCACGACGAGTTCGGGTTCGTGGCCCGGGTCGACCTCGCCCTTCGGTCGCGCAAGGTCGCCATCGAGTACGACGGGGCGTGGCACGGGAATCCTGCACAGTTCGCCCGCGATCGCATCCGCCAGCAACGGCTCGAGCGATGCGGCTGGACCGTGGTCGTGGTGACCGCCAAGGACCTGTACGGCTCACCGGACGACGTCGTCGCCAACGTTCACCAGGCGGCCCGCATCAAGGCCTGAGGCACGGCGGAGCGGCAAATTCGCGCGAATTTGCCACCTGGCTATCCACAGGTGTCGGAGTTGTCCACAGGGTGGGTGGTCTCCCCGAATGCTCCCTCAGGGAAGGGTGCGCACGGCGCGGATCCGCGCGGCGCGGGCGGCCAGATGCTCGTCGTCCGGGTAGTCGACGCCGACGAGAGCAAGACCGTGCGGCGGCGCCACCGCGCTCGTCCGGACGCCTGCGGCGAGTATCTCCACAGCCCACGACGGCTCACGGCGCCCGTCACCGACCATCAGCAACGCGCCGACGAGGCTGCGCACCATCGAGTGGCAGAACGCGTCCGCGCTGACCTGAGCGACGACCAGGTTCTGGTCGACCCGACGCCAGTCGAACCGCTGCAACTCGCGCACCGTCGTCGCGCCCTCGCGCTGCTTGCAGAACGCCGCGAAGTCGTTGAGCCCCAACAGCTCCTGCGCACCACGGTTCATCCGGTCCACGTCCAGCGGCCGGTTCCAGGCGAGCGTGTCCCCCCGGCGCAACGGATCGGCGCCCCAGGGCGCGTCCGAGACCTGGTATCTGTAATGCCTGCGCAACGCCGAAAACCGGGCGTCGAAGCCGTCGGGCGCGAGCCGGGCACCGAGCACGCGCACGTCGCCGGGAAGGATCCGGTTCCAGCGCGCACACATCCGCTCCAGGTCCGGCACACCCCGCTCGCCCGCGGGAACACGTCCGGACTCACCCGGGGAGAACGGCTCCACGTCGACGTGGACGACCTGCCCGTGGGCGTGCACACCCGCATCGGTTCGTCCCGCCACGACGACCGACTTCACGACCGACCGCCCTGGGGGCTGTTTCGCCAACGCGTCCTCGAGCAGTCCCTGCACCGTCCGCAACCCCGGCTGACGCGCCCAACCGGAGAACCCCGCCCCGTCGTAGGCGACGTCGAGACGCAAACGAACGAACCCGCCGCCCCCGGAGGGTGCGACGGGTTCGTTCACAGAATCCTCGTGCGCCGAGATCAGGACTCGTCCTTCTTCTCCGCGCCCTCGGTGTCCTCAGCGGACTCGGCGGACTCGCCGGACGCAGCGGCCTCGGAAACCTCGGTCTCAGAAGCGTCGGTGGACTCCGTCGACTCGGTGGTCTCCTCGGCTACCGGAGCCTGCTGCTGGTCCTTGGCGAACTTGGTGCCGCGAGCGGCCTCCGCCTCCGACGTAGCCGTCTTCTCCGTCACCAGCGCGAGCACCGCCATCGGCGCGTTGTCGCCACGACGCGGCATCGTCTTGACGATCCGCGTGTAACCACCGTGGCGATCGGCGAAGAATGGACCGATCTCGGCGAACAGCTTGTGCACGATGTCCTTGTCGCGGATGGTCTTCATGACCTCGCGACGGTTGTGCAGGTCGCCTTTCCTGGCCTTGGTGATCAGGCGCTCGGCGAGCGGCCGCAGCCGCTTCGCCTTCGCCTCGGTCGTAGTGATCCGACCGTGCTCGAACAGCGACGTGGCCAGGTTGGCCAGCATCAGCCGCTCGTGGGCCGGCGACCCGCCGAGACGCGCTCCCTTGGTGGGGGTGGGCATCGGATTGCTCCTCTCAAGGCGCGGTCGGACACGCCGTCCCGCGCATCACAGCTACAGCTGCTCTGTCTCCGCGTAGTCCTGGCCGTCGTCGAAGCCACCGTCGTCGAAGCCGCCTTCGTCCAGCGACACGCCTTCGATCGCGCCCTCGTCGGCCGACCAGCCCTCGCCCGGGTATTCCGCCGCGGCGGCGGTCGGGTCGAATCCGGGCGGGCTGTCCTTGAGCGCGAGCCCCAATCCGACCAGCTTCAACTTGACCTCGTCGATGGACTTCGCACCGAAGTTGCGAATGTCCAGCAGATCCGCCTCGCTGCGCGAGACCAGCTCGCCGACCGTGTGGATGCCTTCCCGCTTGAGGCAGTTGTAGGACCGCACCGTCAGGTCGAGGTCCTCGATCGGCATCGCGTAGGCCGCGATGGTGTCCGCCTCCGCCGGAGACGGCCCGATCTCGATGCCCTCGGCGTCGACGTTGAGTTCCCGCGCCAGACCGAACAGCTCCACCAACGTCCGACCGGCCGAGGCGACCGCGTCACGCGCGGTGATCGACGGCTTCGTCTCGACGTCCAGGATCAGCTTGTCGAAGTCGGTGCGCTGCTCGACACGGGTGGCCTCGACCTTGTAGGTCACCTTCAGCACCGGCGAATAGATCGAGTCGACCGGGATCCGGCCGATCTCGGCGCCCGCCTGCTTGTTCTGCACAGCAGGGACGTATCCGCGGCCGCGCTCGACGACCAGCTCGATCTCCAGCTTGCCCTTGCCGTTGAGGTGGGCGATGTGGAGATCGGGGTTGTGCACGGTGACACCCGCGGGCGGCACGATGTCGGCGGCCGTGACCTCACCCGGTCCCTGCTTGCGCAGGTACATGGTGACCGGCTCGTCCTCTTCGGAGCTCACGACGAGCTCCTTGAGGTTCAGGATGACGTCGGTGACGTCCTCCTTCACGCCCGGGATCGTGGTGAACTCGTGGAGCACACCGTCGATGCGCAGGCTGGTGACGGCCGCACCCGGGATCGAGGACAGCAGCGTCCGACGCAGCGAGTTGCCCAGGGTGTAGCCGAAGCCCGGCTCCAGCGGCTCGATGACGAACCGGGAGCGAGTCTCCGACACGGCCTCCTCGGCCAGTGTGGGTCGCTGGGAGATGAGCACTGGTACTTCCTTTCCTCACGACGCCCGCTATTTGACGCCGATGGGACGGGATGCCCGCGTCGACTGCGCGGGCGGTACGGCGGCGTATCGGACGCCACCGCACCACGCACGTCCGGCGGGGCGGCCGTGTGACCGCCCCGACCGGATGTCACTTCGAGTACAGCTCGACGATCAGCTGCTCGGTGACCGGAGTGTCGATCTGTGCGCGCTCCGGACGCTGGTGAACCAGCACCCGCAGGTTGGACGGCACGACCTGCAGCCACGCCGGGACGGGACGCTCGCCGAGGGTCTCCTTGGCGATGACGAACGGCGTGGTGGCCAGCGACTTCGGCTTCACGTCGATGATGTCGAACTTCGAGACCTCGAAGCTCGGGATGTCGACCTTCTTGCCGTTGACCAGGAAGTGGCCGTGGTTGACCAGCTGCCGCGCCATTCGGCGGGTGCGGGCCAGACCTGCGCGGTAGACCACGTTGTCGAGGCGGGACTCCAGCAGCTGCAGCAGGTTCTCACCCGTCTTGCCGGGACGCCGGTTGGCTTCCTCGTAGTAGCTGCGGAACTGACGCTCGAGCACGCCGTAGGTGTACCGGGCCTTCTGCTTCTCCTGGAGCTGCAGCAGGTACTCGGTCTCCTTGATGCGGGCGCGACCGTGCTGCCCCGGCGGGTACGGCCGACGCTCGAACGCCGTGTCACCGCCGATCAGATCGACCTTGAGACGGCGGGACTTGCGGGTCGCGGGACCGGTGTAACGAGCCATCTTTGTCTACTCCCTTCCCGCGATCAGACCCGGCGCCGCTTCGGCGGGCGGCAGCCGTTGTGCGGCTGCGGGGTCACGTCCTGGATCGTGCCGACCTCGAGGCCGGCGGCCTGCAGCGAGCGGATCGCCGTCTCGCGACCCGAGCCAGGGCCCTTGACGAAGACGTCGATCTTCTTCATGCCGTGTTCCGACGCCTTGCGGGCGGCGTTCTCGGCGGCCATCTGCGCGGCGAACGGGGTGGACTTCCGGGAGCCCTTGAACCCGACGTGGCCGGCGGAGGCCCAGCTGATCACCCCACCGGTCGGGTCGGTGATCGAGACGATGGTGTTGTTGAACGTGCTCTTGATGTGGGCTTGCCCATGAGCAACATTCTTCTTTTCCTTGCGCCGGACCTTCTTGACGGCCCCAGCGCGTGACTTGGGTGGCATAAGTGTCGTGGTCTCCTACCGAGGCTTACTTCCGACCGGCCTTCTTCTTGCCTGCGACCGTCTTCTTCGGTCCCTTGCGGGTGCGGGCGTTGGTCTTCGTCCGCTGCCCGTTGACCGGGAGCCGACGACGGTGACGAAGCCCCGCGTAGCAGCCGATCTCGATCTTCCGACGAATGTCGGCCTGGACCTCACGGCGGAGGTCACCCTCGACCTGGTAGTGGTTCTCGATGTGCTCGCGCAGCGTGGCGAGCTGATCGTCGTCGATGTCCTTCGCACGGACGTCCGGCGAGACGCCGGTGTCCGCGAGAATCTTCTTCGAGCTCGTTCGGCCGACCCCGAAGATGTAGGTCAGCGCGATCTCCATCCGCTTCTCGCGCGGGAGATCGACGCCGGCGATCCGTGCCATCAGGCAGATCCCTTTCGTCGTATCCGGGTCTGCTCCCTCACCGTCCCCGCCCGGTGGTCCACCTCAGGGTGGCCGCTCCGCCACGGAGCCCCGGCCCGAATTCCGGGGGTCAACCGACTCACTCCCGAGTCGGCAGGTTGGAGGGAGGTCTCTGTTGTCTGAGATCCTGCGACGGCTCGCTCAGCCCTGGCGCTGCTTGTGGCGCTGGTTCGAGCAGATCACCAGTACCCGCCCGTGACGGCGGATGACCTGGCACTTGTCGCAGATCTTCTTCACACTCGGCTGGACCTTCACGGTCGTGCTCTCCTGCTCGGACGCGTGTCCGGTCTCCCGGACACCGTGGAGGTCACTTGTAGCGGTAGACGATGCGCCCACGGGAGAGGTCGTACGGGGAAAGCTCCACCACGACCTTGTCCTCAGGCAGGATGCGGATGTAGTGCTGTCGCATCTTGCCACTGATGTGTGCGAGGACCTTGTGGCCGTTTTCCAACTCGACACGGAACATCGCGTTGGGAAGCGGTTCGATCACCCGACCCTCGACCTCAATGGCCCCGTCTTTCTTGCCCATGTCCTCCGCGTTTCGTGACGGTGACGTTTGTCTTGCCGCCGACCCCGGAGGGTTCCGGAACCGACTTTCGGGCACACTGCCACCGGCCCGACGAGCCAAGGAACACCGAGCGAGAATCACTCGGCGAACGCAACCGCGGGAGCGAGCCGGGCTGTCCGGTTGACCGGACCACCGAGCGCGCCTCCGACGAGCGCGAGGCACAACGAACCGGCGCGACGAATGCGCCGTTGCTCCACTGTACGCGCCGCTCAACAGAGGCCGCACGCGACCCCTGGCCTCGACGAACGTCGCTCCGATGGACGCGGACAGTGTTCGGGATCATACTGAGGGCGGTCACGCGTTCGGCACGTCCCCCGGGGCGCCTTGCGAGTCGTGACAGCGCGTGGCTACGGTCGATCATGTTTGTCCTGGGGACGATTCACGAGCCTATCGAGGAGACGTGTGACCTCTCGCGCCGCCGACCGAACCTTGCCCCTCGGACGGTTCTTGCCGACCCCGGAAACCGTCGATGAGTACCGCACGTTCTTCACCACGGCGCTGCGTCACCCGACGATGCTCGGCGCGGCCACCCCCACCTCGCACGCCGTCGCGGCCACGGTCGCGCAGGTCGTTCCGACCACCGGCACCCCCACGGTCGTCGAACTCGGACCCGGCACAGGCTCACTGAGCGGGGCGATCCGCGACCGCCTCCCGCGCGGTGCGCGGCACATCGGCATCGAACTCAACAACGTCCTGGTGGCCCACCTCCGCGAACACAAGCCGTGGCTGGAAGTGGTGCACGGTGACGCGCGGGACCTCACGGTCCTGCTCGACAAGCTGGCCGTCGACCACGTGGACGCCGTCGTGAGCAGCATCCCGTGGTCGCTGCTGCCGGACGAGACCCAGGCGGACATCCTCGGGCAGGCCACCGACAGGCTCGCTCCGCACGGTGCGTTCACCGCGCTGACCTACCTCACCGCACTCCACCGCACCGGCGGCAAGCGATTCCGGCAGCGGTTGGAGGCCCGGTTCGACGAGGTGCTGACCCACACGACGTGGCAGAACGTGCCGCCGATCCTGCACTACCTCTGCAGGCGCCCGCTGCACTGACCACCTGGCACCAGGCCCAGCCGTCCGGCGAGAGCACCCGCGAGCAGGACCGCTCCCCACGGGCCGGCCACCCAGATCCACCACGGATGGACCGGTTCGTCGACGCCGACCGAGACCAGCGCCCAGATCACCACGTTCACGGCCACCGCAAGGAGCCAGGCTCCGAACGAGGTCCGCAGCACCATACGCATCCATTTCGGTGTCGAGGACCGCGTCGTCGCAGGTGAGGAAGGCTGTTCCGGGAGGTCGGCTGTGAGGCGGGCGAGGTCGTCGGCCGTCTGCGCCGCCCACGCGAGCCGGACCCGCTCGTCGAACTCGGCCAGCTCGATCCGCCCCTCGGCCACGGCCTGCTGAAGTCGGTCACCGACACGTCGGCGGTCGGCGTCGGAGACTCGGATAGTCGGCATGACGCACCCCCTTTGGGATCCCGAAGCTACTGTAACAGCGTTACGTTTCTTCGGCATCGACTCCCGGCAGTGCCGTCGAGAGAGCCCCGGATACTGTTGACGGCGAACCCGCCACGTCCGGACCGGGAGTCCGTGTTGAACTCACGCGCCACCCTGCACGAGTACCGCACTTTCCTCAGCCGAGCGCTGCAACGGCCGTCGACGGTCGGTGCCGTCCTGCCTACGTCGCAGCACGTCGCCTCCGCCGTCGCCGACGTCGTCCCCGCCACCGGTACGCCGACCGTCGTCGAACTCGGCCCGGGAACCGGCGCGCTCACCGACTTGGTCGAACAACGCCTCCCCAGCGGGTCACGGCACCTCGCCGTCGAGATCGACCCGGACATGGTCGACTACCTGCGCCGGTCGCGCCCCTGGCTGGAGGTGCACCACGCCGACGCGGCCGACCTGCCCACCCTGCTGAACCAGCAAGGCATCACGCACGTGGACGCGGTCATCAGCAGCATTCCGTGGACCCTGCTGCCGCTGTACCAGCAACGACGAGCGCTCGACGCGGTGGCGCACAGCCTCGCACCACACGGAGTGTTCACGGCGCTGACCTACATCACCGCACTGTGGCGGCCCGGCTCGGCCGCGTTCGACAGGGCCCTGCGCACGACATTCGAAGAAGTCGTCCCTCGCACGCCGGTGTGGCGCAACGTCCCCCCGGCCCGCGTCTACATCTGCCGCCGCGCCCGCCCCTAGCTGAGACGGCGAAAGTGCCGTTCGCTTCATGTGGACTGGTTGGCTTGAGTGCTGCGGTCAGGCACCCAGCACCTACAGTTTCCCCGGCGCCTACGCAGACCGCTCACCCGCGGGTTCTCACCTCGCGGCTGGCGAGGACAGCGTCGACGAAATGTAGGGCGCTACCTGATGTCGACGATCCCGCAGCCAGCCGCGAGGTGAGGTTCCGCCACGGAACCACCCACGCAGGTAACTGCGCGCACCCCTCTAGCTAAGGTCAGTCCGCGTCGGTGAGGACCCAGGGGCCGGAGTCGGTGATGGCGACGGTGTGCTCCCAGTGCGACGCACGCGAGCCGTCGAGAGTCACCACGGTCCACTCGTCATCGAGTTCCTCGGTGTCGGCCGATCCCAGCGTGAGCATCGGCTCGACCGCGATGGCCATCCCCACCTTGAGTCTCGGTCCCTTGCCGGGCTTGCCGAGGTTCGGCAGGAACGGCTCCATGTGCATCTGCGAACCGATGCCGTGGCCACCGTACTCGGCGATGATGCCGTACTCGACACCGTCGGCCGCCCGCGAATCCAGCACGGAGTGCTCGATGGCGTGTGAAATGTCGGTCAATCGGTTCCCCGCGCGGACCTGCTCGATCCCCGCCCACATGGACCGCTTGGTCGCCTCGGACAGTGCCAGGTCCCGCGGCGAGAGCTCTCCTACCGCGACCGTCACCGCCGAGTCGCCGTGCCAGCCGTCGAGTATGGCCCCGCAGTCCACGGACAGCATGTCGCCCTCGTCGAGCACGTCCGTGGAAGCGGGGATGCCGTGCACCACCCGCTCGTTCCGCGAAGAACAGATCGAACCGGGAAACCCGTGGTAACCCTTGAACGACGGCACCGCCCCCGCGTCCCGGATGATCTGTTCCGCGACGGCGTCCAACTCGGCGGTGCTCACCCCCGGCTTGGCCTGCGCCGTGACCTCGGCGAGCGCGCGGGCCACCACCAGACCGGCGGCCCGCATCGCCTCGATCTCACCGGAGCTCTTGAGCTCGATGCCCTTGCCACGGCGGAGCAACGCGTTCACCCGCGCTCGGACCCGGCGGGCAGCGCCTGCAGCGCTCGCCCGGTGACGTCCTCGACCTCGCCGACCGCGTCGATCGTGAGGACCTTGCCGCGGTAGTACTCCAGCAGCGGGGCCGTCTCCGAGTGGTACACGGACAGCCGGCGACGGATGACGTCCTCCGTGTCGTCGGCACGCCCACGGCTCAGCATCCGCCGTACCAGTTCCTCTTCCGGCACCTCGAACTGCAGTACCGCGTCCATCTCGACGCCGTACTCACCGAGAATGGCCGTGAGCACGTCGGCCTGGGCGGTGTTGCGCGGGTAGCCGTCGAGCAGGAACCCGCAGCGCGCGTCGGACTCGGCGAGCCGCTCGCGCACCATGTCGTTGGTGACCTCGTCCGGCACGAGCTCACCCGCGTCGAGGTAGCTCTTCGCCTTCTGCCCCAGCGGGGTCGACGCGCTGATGTTCGCGCGGAACAGGTCACCGGTGGAAATGTGCGGCACCTTGAGGTGCTCGCTCAGCACGGCCGCTTGGGTGCCCTTGCCCGCACCCGGCGGGCCGACGAGAACCAATCGCACCAAGGGTCTGCCTCCGAATCAGTCTGATGGCGCACGCCACCGATCTTTCAGCGCTCCGCGAGTGAAGCACCGCCCGCAGAACGGGACTGGACGACGCCGCACGGACGACGATCCCGATCGGGACCTCCGCACCGCGTGAGGCGCCGCGATCGGCGACGCCACCACACACGGCATCCGCGGAACGAAGCACGTTCCGCCCGGACGGTTGAGCTTACCGGAGGAAGCCCTCGTAGTTCCGCTGCGTGAGCTGGCTCTCGATCTGCTTCACCGTGTCCAGACCCACGTTGACCATGATCAGCACCGCGGTACCGCCGAACGGGAAGTTCTGGTTCGCCCCCTCCCCGGTCAGGCCGAGGAAGAAGTTCGGCAGGATCGCGACGATGCCCAGGTACAACGCACCCGGCAGCGTGATGCGCGAGAGCACGAAGCTCAGGTACTCCGCCGTCGGCCGTCCCGGACGGATCCCGGGGATGAACCCGCCGAACTTCTTCATCTCGTCCGCCCGTTCCTCCGGGTTGAACGTGATCGAGACGTAGAAGTAGGCGAAGAACACGATCATCGCCATGTACAGCAGGATGTGCACCCAGCTGGACGGATCCACGATGTAGGTCTGGATGAACCGGGCCCACCAGCTGTCCTGGTTGCCCGCGAGCTGGCCGAGCAGCTGCGGCAGGTACAGCAGCGACGAGCCGAAGATGACCGGGATGATGCCCGCCTGGTTGACCTTCAACGGCAGGTAGGTCGAGGTGCCGCCGTACATGCGACGACCGATCATCCGCTTCGCGTACTGGACCGGGATCCGGCGCTGCGCCTGCTCGATGTAGACGACGGTCGCGATGATCGCCACGGCGAAGGCGCAGACCACGGCGAAGACGAGGCCGCCGTGCGTGTTCAGGATCGAGCCGCCCTCGGCCGGGATCCGGGCCGCGATCGAGGTGAAGATCAGCAGCGACATGCCGTTGCCGATGCCGCGCTCGGTGATGAGCTCGCCCATCCACATGAGCAGCCCGGCACCGGCGGTCATGACGATGACGATGGTGACGAGGTTGAGCACCGACTTGTCGGGGATGACCTCGGCGCTGCAGTTCTGGAAGAGCTGTCCCCGCACGGCCAGGGCGACGATGCCGGTGGCCTGCAGCAGCGCGAGCGCGATGCACAGATACCGGGTGTACTGCGTCAGCTTGGCCTGGCCGGACTGGCCTTCCTTCTTGAGCTGCTCGAACCGGGGAATGACCACCTGGAGCAGCTGCACGATGATGCTGGCGGTGATGTAGGGCATGATGCCCAGCGACAACACCGACAGCTGCAGCAGCGCACCGCCACTGAAGAGGTTCAGCAGCGAGAAGACGTTCTGTCCGC
Coding sequences within it:
- the secY gene encoding preprotein translocase subunit SecY, yielding MLGAFRSALATPDLRRKILFTLGMVVLYRLGATIPSPGVSYPNIQQCIQEMEGGGQNVFSLLNLFSGGALLQLSVLSLGIMPYITASIIVQLLQVVIPRFEQLKKEGQSGQAKLTQYTRYLCIALALLQATGIVALAVRGQLFQNCSAEVIPDKSVLNLVTIVIVMTAGAGLLMWMGELITERGIGNGMSLLIFTSIAARIPAEGGSILNTHGGLVFAVVCAFAVAIIATVVYIEQAQRRIPVQYAKRMIGRRMYGGTSTYLPLKVNQAGIIPVIFGSSLLYLPQLLGQLAGNQDSWWARFIQTYIVDPSSWVHILLYMAMIVFFAYFYVSITFNPEERADEMKKFGGFIPGIRPGRPTAEYLSFVLSRITLPGALYLGIVAILPNFFLGLTGEGANQNFPFGGTAVLIMVNVGLDTVKQIESQLTQRNYEGFLR